The Oncorhynchus masou masou isolate Uvic2021 chromosome 14, UVic_Omas_1.1, whole genome shotgun sequence region ccagtgggtcagcagtttacatacactaagttgactgtgcctttaaaaagcttggaaaattctttaaaatgatgtcatggctttagaagcttctaataggctaattgacaacatttgagtcaattggaggtgtacctgtggatgtatttcaaggcctaccttcaaactcagtgcctctttgcttgacatcatgggaaaatcaaaagaaatcagccaagacctccacaagtctggttcatccttgggagcaatttcctgaaggtaccacattcatctgtacgaacaatagtatgcaagtataaacaccatgtgaccacgcagccgtcaaaccGCTCAGTAAGgaaacgtgttctgtctcctagagatgaacgtactttggtgcgaaagtgcaaatcaatcccagaacaacagcaaaggaccttgtgaagatgctggaggaaacaggtacaaaagtatctatatccacagtaaaacgagtcctatatcgacataacctgaaaggccgctccgcaaggaagaagcaactgctccaaaaccgccataaaaaagccagcctacggtttgcaactgcacaaggggacaaagatcgtactttttggagaaatgtcctctggtctgatgaaacaaaattagaactgtttggccataatgaccaagccggagaacacaatcccaactgtgaagcacgggggtagcagAATCAtgttgacctaagacagggaatttttacttggattaaatgtcaggaattgtgaaaaactgagtttaaatgtatttggctacggtgtatgtaaacttctgacttcaactgtacatggggtaccagtaccatgtcaatgtgcaggggtacgaggtaattgaggtagatatatacatataggtaggtataaagtgactaggtaacagtatagataataaacagtaacagcagtgcaTGCTATGAGTCAAAAGAGACAGTGCAAAAATGGTCAATGTAGAtagttaactatttaactatttaGCATACTAACAGATTAACAGACCATTGATCTTGAGAAAGAGCTGCATTTAGAACAAGGTTGAATAAATTACGCTCAGAACAAGATTGAATAAACTGCGCTCAGATCAAGTTTGAAGAAGTAAAACTCCATTGAACCCTGCTAGAACCTTATGGCCCAGCCTAAGGTACCATTGACTTACTGGTGCTATCACTTCCTCCTTGGCTCTTGTCACACATGTCTTCTCTGACTCTAGCACTCCGGCTGAAAGGCACTTGTCAAACTCCATGTGAATGTCTGACATGAACTGGTCAATGTTCTGGAGCTCATCTTCCAGCCTTTGTTCTAGAAGCTTGTGCAATGTTTCTTTTTCGGTCTCCATCTTAAACACAACACAGAAAAACCAATCCGTAAATTCAGTGAGTTGGTGCAAGGGTAAATTCATCACAAAAGGCTAATGTATTAAAGGCAATACCGATTTGGTGATCTCGTGGTTTACCACGTGGACCAGGGAGAGGATCCCATACGCTCCATTCACATAGTCTCTCATCACATTTTCTGACCTTCGGTCGTTCAGGCTTTTCAGCAGAGCTCTCAGCTCAGGTATCTCTAAACACAAAATGTCTTTATTAATCTTTCTGTTTTTGTAAAATTAACTTTAGGTAAACAATAATTGTATGAGCAGAGACAGTTGTTGTTAGATTCACATTCAGGGTGAGAATATGACTTTAGAATAATGGATATTATATAATAACAGCTCCAACTATAATGTATTAGGTGCAAAGAGGTATTTGCAAAGGGTATTTGCAAATTGTTCCCGGGCACTTGTATTACGTTTGGTTATGTTTAACCTCTGCCATACCCTAACACTTACCCTAATACACATTCATTATACAGTACCTAACAATCTGTTTGCACTTATTCCTTTTGTAGGTTTTGTTGCACAATAACGCAAGTGATCATACCTGTCTCTTCTTGTCTCAGAATGTAGTGATTATCCTCCTGGAATTCTTGAGAACTAACAGTAAACACCTGCATTTCATCAATAGCCTGAATGTATTTCATAGATGAAGTGACAAAAGAAAAACAATACATCAATATAATTAGAAATCAATCATCAGGCAATCATTGCTGAAGTAGCTAAACTGGTTCTTTTGGAGTTACTTGAGGGACTTTTCCAAGCTTTTTGAAGAATACAAAATCGCATTTCCCTATTCAATGAACTTCCGGTCTAAGAACGCTAATGCATTTTAATGGATTTTATATTATTCTAATTCAAGGGAACAGCTTTGTCTTCTGACAGATAACGTCATTCTAACACGACCATGTTGCCATGAACTATCAGTTCATTAGCATTTTTCTCATTTCATGTCTAAATCATCTTAAAGTAACTTTATTGAGCTACACAAGcaatttgagatggtttgagacGCTTTGGACATAGAACGGAAAACAATGCATTGTTTTTTTGACACAAAGCTAAAACATTTGGATTGCTGTCTAACCTCATCCATACACTACAAGGCAAGGAAACTATCCATTTAAGTTCAAACTGGAACTTTTTCTGGTTTCAATCAATCTATATATCTGAACCAAAGTTCCTTTATAGTTTCTTATTTGgttaagaaaataaaaaataaaacatcttactTTATATGGGTTGCTGTAATTCTCTTGAATTTCCATCTTGGCTTGTTGATTTCGGTGCAATATGCATGCACGTTTCTGCTCCTCTGAATAGTTAGAAGAGTCCTAATTGCATGTGAAATAAGAGGAGACCATGGGAGATATCCATACAGTGACATATTCAATTCTCTATAAACAATCTATTTGTTATATTTTGTGTAGCTGTACCTCTATGTGAAGGTCTTCATCGTCCAATTCACTGAAATGAGATATTTTTCTTAATTAGTGATGTATAAGCAGTGAAAATATGTCTATATCTTTGTATTtacagtgccatcagaaagtattccgaccccttgaccttttccacattttgttaatttacagcctttaataaatacaaatcaaaagctatttacacacaataccccataatgacaaagcgaaaacaggtttttagacatttttgcaaatgttttaaaataCCTGTATAAAAtagaataccttatttacataaatattccaACCATtagctatgagactcaaaattgggcttggctgcatcctgtttccattgatcatcattaagatgtttcaacaacttgattggagtccacctttggtaaatacattaaattgattggacatgatttagaaaggcactcacctgtctatattaggtcccacagttgacagtgcatgtcagagcaaaatccaagccatgaagtcgaaggcaatgtcagtagagctccgaaacaggattgtgccgaggcacagatctggcgaAGTGTAcgaaaaaatgtatgcagcattgaaggcccccaagaacacagtggcctccattcttaaatggaagaagatttgaaccaccaagactcttcctagagcgggacacccagccaaactgagcaagggaggtgaccaagaacccgatggtcactctgacagagctctatagttcctctgtggagatggaagaaacttccagaaggacaaccatctctgcagcactccaccaatcaggcctttatggtagggtggccagacggaagccactccttagtaaaaggcacatgacagcccacttggagtttgccaaaaggcacctaaagactctccgaccatgagaaacaagattctctggtctgatgaaacaaagatttaactctttggcctgaatgtcaagcgtcacgtctggtggaaacctggcacaatccctacggtgaagcatggtggtggaagcatcatgacgaggcaaagatgaacggagcaaagtacagaaagatccttaatgaaaacctgatccagagcgctccggaccacagactggggcgaaggttcaacttCTGACAACTTCtaaaatgaccctaagcacacagccaatacaatgcaggagaggcttcaggacaagtctctgaatatccttgagaggccagccagagcccggacttgaacccaatcaaacatctctggagagacctgaaaatagctgtgcagcaatgcttcccatccaacctgacagagattgagaggatcttcagagaagaattgTGGAAattccctaaatacaggtgtgccaagcctgtagcgtcaaactcaagaagacttgaggctgtaatcactgtcaaaggtgcttcaacaaagtactgagtaaagggtctgaaaacatataaatgtgatatttcagttctatacattttttaaattagcaTTATGAagtattgagtgtagattgatgaggatatatttttttattagacatttttgaatatgtctgtaacctaacacaatgtggaaaaagtcaaggggtcagaataatTTCCCAAAGACATTGTAATTGTATACCATTTTTTTTCAATAATCGCAATATTAAACTGTTAAAGCAGTAGCAAAATATAGGATGAAAATGTCTCACCGCATATAATTGTCTGGGTTGATGATGTCTGTCTTAGTACAGATGAAGGTGATGTTCTGACACTGTCCACCAGGAcccatattactgatgctgttgTCCAGTATATTCCATGCATCACTGTCCGCTGCGGCCCGGTCAATGTCAGCCACGACCCACACAGAGGAGCACTTAGTAATGACCTATAAAAAAAACATGGTGTTCAGAAATGTTGTTTAGAATGTTAAAACAAGTGTAAcagtttaaataaaataaaacattggaTATAGTCATCATTCAAGCTGAAACGTTTTAGGTGTATATGATGAGTTGAATGCCAGTGGTTTGAATGCTGGAATTCAATCTAACCCGCTGTAGTAATGCTTACAGTGAcgttattaaaaaatatatattcctgcacacatacacactacacttCTTTGAAGTAGGTTTTTATAGCTCTTATGAAAACGTTGAAACAGTACACACATTTGTGTActgtggaaggaccaccagagggcaggctgggctcacggatagtagcccaacaaggcatgggagacaaggtaaccagaggcaattaagcacagctgagGGTACTAATGACATATTGtccttcccctataagagagagaatggcacctgtagagaggggaggggaaaactaTCTCTGGAACATGGCCACCGAGACAGAGGAGCTATCAAGGAAGAACCACTAAGACGGTGACAATCCTGTGACTTTTGTTGTAGTTTAATAAAGATAATCCTATTGTGGTCCTGTTTCATCTAGagaagaagatgtatgtttttccttggaagattttcattgattatgttggagtgtttgtgttgaccaaatgccctcagagaactgtgttcaatcaagaaaacctactcctgactcgtttattccacctttcCGCTTTAGAGTGACGCCCAATTACTTGGTCCGCTCTCAGTATGTTAAATGCATAATTTAGCTTGAATGCAAGAAGTGCTAGACTGTATTTTTAAAATAGTTTGTTCTTTTTGCTTTTTGAGGTTCAGATTTTTAGGGTTCTGCATAGGCAGAAAAGAatcccatacctactgtaaaatatgttgTTGGACCTTTGATGTTATCCTCGatggcagtggttcccaaacctttTATAGTCCCGTGCCcctcaaacattcaacctccagctacACCCCCCCCCTCAAGCACCAGAGTCAGCATACcctcaaatgtgtttttttgccatGATTGTAATcatgccccacacacacacacacacacacacacacacacacacacacacacacacacactataagatacatttattaaacatatgaATGAGTgtcttatagtgtgtgtgtggcagggttacaaagtctcagtcttaaatcattttccacacacagtttttgcctgtatttagttttcatgctagtgaggaccgagaatccactctcacatagatacgtggttgcaaagggcatcagtatCTTAACGGCGagatgcaaattaattacttaaaaatcatacaatgtgattttctggatttttgttttagattccgtctgtcacagttgaagtgtacctatgataaaaattacagaccacgacatgctttgtaagttggaaaacctgcaaaatgagcagtgtatcaaatacttgttctccaaactgtatgtctatgtcctgggaaatgtacttgttacttacaacctcatactAATcccattagcgcacgttagctcaaccgtcccgtgtgGGGTCACCAATCCCAtagagcaggtattcccaaactgcgGTAATCCAAAtcaaatgtgattcacatttaagGTGCTATTTAGCTTCAACTGTTCCTgaggcccttgttaaggtcaacggcatcataaACTTTAGCCAGTACCTGGACATTTTCtacaaaaacctggttgcctctgccaggaggctaaAACTTCGATGCAAGTGGAtcccagcaagacaataacccaaaGCAtaaatcaaaatccacaaagaaatggttcattgacaacaaaataaaaaaattgaaatggccatctcagtctccagacTTTAAcctcattgaaaacctgtggtttgaaatGAAGAGGACAGTCCATAAGCGCAggtgaaggatatcaaggatctgaaaatattttgtatggaggaatggtctaagaccCAATGTGTTTTCACATCTCATAATTTTTGGGGAAAAAGACTCAATTATCCTCACAtggtgaggtattgaaaggtattgaaaacagagGCGCCAATAGATTTTTGCCCTGACCTTTTTCTGCACATGAGAAGAAGATTTGTGATCTGTAATCCGGAGAAAGAAAGGTCTGAGAAAAGTCTGATCCATAGCCACCTGTAAACAACATCTCTTTCTTTGGGCAATTGTATTGAATAGTATAAAATAATAGAATTTTCAACTTTTTTGAACAATGGagctcagtatttgtataatttattttaaacaatgttttttactcatctttatcaaggctgCCAATAATTTGAGTTTGGACCTCTATAAAAACTGATGCATGTTTACTATTTGAAAGTGATATAATCGTAAAATACAAGTACATTTTTTTTGCTTTTAGTTTGAAAACCGTGAACTGACAAAATAAAATTTACATCATTTTGGTAAGGGAGGCCTAACCAAAAACATTCTCTGATTAAACCACAGATACCACATATGACATTGCACCTGAATTGAGACCTACTGTAAATGCATTCAGAAATGATCACAAAAGTAAAAGATTACCGATTCCCACATCTCATCTCTGGCCTTGTTGCAGTCTCCAGTTCCTGGAAGATCCACCAGCACAATGTGTTCCAGAAGATCCTTGGAGTTTGGTATCTTGATGGTCACATACTTCACAAGTGGCCAGTAGTGTATCTGAGTTGATTTAGATTGATTCCCATGTATCTTTCTTTTGCTTCGTATGTAGCAGGCAATCTCTGTAGAGAACTTTGTGGCCTGTCAAATAATGTAATATTATTCTTAAGTCACACTCTGCCACTTTACAACTTTCTGGTATATTTAAACATTGATGGCTATTATGCATTTCATGTTGTATGTCATGCTGTATTGAAGTTCAGGGGTTAAAATGGGAATAATTTGGACTCAAATTGGATATCAGAAAGCAAAAAAGACCCTTATAAAAGAGGCTTAAAATGACTTACTGTGTCAAATGACAGGATTTTCCTAGTTGATGAGAGAAACTCTGGGATGTCGCTGAATGTCTCTGACTCCAGTGACTTCAGTTCATCAAAGCTTTTCCCGACTGCATCTTCTCCGTACAATGCCTGGATTTTACTGTTTGCCATATTCACCATCCTTTTATCTTTCTCCTCACCATCCATTTCTTTGATTTTCAAAAGTGATTCCAGCTCCTTCTCCCATTCCTAAAAAAAGTCAAACATTACTATTATTTTGctgaatatattatatttatatgatGGATCAAAAGTTTAATTACCAAAATATTATAATTAATAAATTATAACTACTTTGTTGAGGTAAATGTACTTGATACaactgtgatgtgttgttgtctcacctacagtggggcataaaagtatttagtcagccaccaattgcgcaagttctcccacttaaaaagatgagagaggcctgtaattttcatcataggtacacttcaactatgtcagacaaaatgagaaaaaaaatccagaaaatcacattgtaggatttttttatgaatttattgcaaatcatggtggaaaataagcatttggtaaaatctcaactcgtcgtgtttggaggacaaagaatgctgagttgcatccaaagaacaccatacctactgtgaagcatgggggtggaaacatcatgctttggggctgtttttctgcaaagggaccaggacgattgatccgtgtaaagggaagaatgaatggggccatgtatcgtgagattttgagtgaatctccttccatcagcaagggcattgaagatgaaacgtggctgggtctttcagcatgacaatgatcccaaaacaccgcc contains the following coding sequences:
- the LOC135554651 gene encoding nuclear GTPase SLIP-GC-like isoform X4, which encodes MPTQGHKRGADDSSTSNDQGREGNKRLCAIAKGTAATPTLEMDVIKVAKDGIGKVLSRLDKVSSPYANMDFIGYLRNKISALEAIIDDKVVVGVFGRSGAGKSSLMNAILGVKTLLPSGTVGACTSVIIQVEANMTDSNYVAEIDFISKEEWEKELESLLKIKEMDGEEKDKRMVNMANSKIQALYGEDAVGKSFDELKSLESETFSDIPEFLSSTRKILSFDTATKFSTEIACYIRSKRKIHGNQSKSTQIHYWPLVKYVTIKIPNSKDLLEHIVLVDLPGTGDCNKARDEMWESVITKCSSVWVVADIDRAAADSDAWNILDNSISNMGPGGQCQNITFICTKTDIINPDNYMRELDDEDLHIEDSSNYSEEQKRACILHRNQQAKMEIQENYSNPYKAIDEMQVFTVSSQEFQEDNHYILRQEETEIPELRALLKSLNDRRSENVMRDYVNGAYGILSLVHVVNHEITKSMETEKETLHKLLEQRLEDELQNIDQFMSDIHMEFDKCLSAGVLESEKTCVTRAKEEVIAPKRKGGGGYHQTLRAVCNGQGFCRSTNGKITNMNASLSNSLYDSIRNIFSKTFKKSQKSISAKIANFSILLESFDEETMFPRLAFLKTEEHKLKADLKNEIVQRKKKIYSSLTKSIMTTMHPSYIEASDVHGKGSLKRMQDILESHIESSKSTMFHDAKGKMLTLLAKLRPTTDDSGPIVHCPMGLPITARCDTAWI
- the LOC135554651 gene encoding nuclear GTPase SLIP-GC-like isoform X5, yielding MDGEEKDKRMVNMANSKIQALYGEDAVGKSFDELKSLESETFSDIPEFLSSTRKILSFDTATKFSTEIACYIRSKRKIHGNQSKSTQIHYWPLVKYVTIKIPNSKDLLEHIVLVDLPGTGDCNKARDEMWESVITKCSSVWVVADIDRAAADSDAWNILDNSISNMGPGGQCQNITFICTKTDIINPDNYMRELDDEDLHIEDSSNYSEEQKRACILHRNQQAKMEIQENYSNPYKAIDEMQVFTVSSQEFQEDNHYILRQEETEIPELRALLKSLNDRRSENVMRDYVNGAYGILSLVHVVNHEITKSMETEKETLHKLLEQRLEDELQNIDQFMSDIHMEFDKCLSAGVLESEKTCVTRAKEEVIAPKRKGGGGYHQTLRAVCNGQGFCRSTNGKITNMNASLSNSLYDSIRNIFSKTFKKSQKSISAKIANFSILLESFDEETMFPRLAFLKTEEHKLKADLKNEIVQRKKKIYSSLTKSIMTTMHPSYIEASDVHGKGSLKRMQDILESHIESSKSTMFHDAKGKMLTLLAKLREHIVQELRSKLKEAVKQSLHNELPLPDISEHYEIVKSAHEEMMGKPITNVEDEKCILEHNSGKEMTSEQVTAKIKVPLRNNRNDEKTKKKKKQKKRAKDVLADAVFVDKHMSALIRRVTMVMAIADDLLGEDMIQDEMYSIIDVAETSEKKMRVMYKALRSGGPLVKSAFYTALQTNEPNLVKDLASP